AAACACATTTGCTTGTGTATTAAATGTATAGTCAATGACAGCAACTCATTCTTAATGCTAACTAATAATAATTTTTAGTGTGTATGTAGCGTTCAAAGTTTCGTGTATGCATTGTCTCAGTGATCCTTGCAAGAGCCTCGCAAAGTTAATTAATAATAATGCCTAGCATACTTGTATGCATTGCCACCTCACAAGTTCATGGctgaagtgagatttgaaccaggaaaTTCCCGGCTTGTACCCCTCGTTGCTAAactacaaaacacaattccttcaGCGAAATTATCTTTCTGCAAGGAACGGCAGGTCCCCATGCATGTTAAAGCAGCCTAATCGGGTCCTAAGAGAAATTTTTGCCCtagtttttggggggaggggccaaagctcagtggtagagcttgAGGGGTGGCATGCGAAAGGTCACGGGTTTCTCACCCCTGAGATGGATTGCAAGTTACAAAACTGGGAATCATCTCTGTTTTATCCCAGTGCCTGGAGAACTAGCCAATCAGAGTACACACTGCTGTGCCAGATGGGCAAGTGGTCTGACTGAATGCAAATCAGCTTCTATGTTCATTAAGTTAGATGAGGAAAATAAGAGAAAGGATACAGAAAATGAACAATTTCCTTCCAAAGTTCTAGGGGTACTTGTAACATGTGGCTGATTACTATATTGTTTCAACAGGGCTACATAGCTACCCGGATATTTGCCAAAAAATCCTGTATTATTGCACCTCTGAATAAACACATAATGCCAGATGTGACTGTCCTGCCACAAGCCATCAAGGAAAAGCAGGTAAGGCTTTGATTCATATTTGTTTAATCACATCAGAGGCATTTGTTTTGTTACAGTCAGGCAAAGTGGAATATTAATTATGGTAGGTTTGGAACAGTGAAAAAGAACACCCCAAATGTTTTTGTTAGCAGTGGAATTCACTGGCATGGGATTTGATGATGATGTCCACTAGCATTTATGGCTTATAAAAAGAACAAACACATTCCCAAGAATAGATCTCTCACATGACTACTACTAGTCATGATGATCCCTCATGAAACCTTCATGTAGAGTTGCAATATATCTCTAAACTCACCAGATATTAGAGCCATCATTTTCATACCCttccagaggcatctggctggctgctgttgaaGACAGAATGCAAGACTAGGTTCTTGGTCTAATCCAGTAAAACAGTTCTTCTGTTCCTAAGAGAACTGAACAAAAGGGTTTTCTGTAACTGGACGACCCAGTAGATGCTGGAGTGTACAGATTACTACTGTACAACAGCTCCAGTTTACAGTCCACCTAGAACTATACTCCTTCCATCATTCCCCAGCCCTTGTTCCTGGATGAACTGGCCAGTGGAACCAACTCTTGCTTGGCTTCCATGGCCAGGATCATCATCCTGAAAGGCTGGGTAGGTGCCTGGCAATATTACCAGAGTCCTTTGAACCTGGTTCAATTTGTAATCTACCCTTAGTGTTGCTCACCCAAGAACATAAGACTAGCAGTGAATGTAGATTACGGATTGTGAAAGTGATGTGAAAGGCACTGAGAGAGAAGGTAATGGCATGTCTCATGAGGTTAGGGAGCACAGCACAGCTTTTTCAAAGAatcctccaaaaaaaaaaacctggaaagtaCCCCCTTATTTTCAATCAACTTTCTTAAATGCTTTCTCCAGTTATCACCTTACCTAACCTGAGAAACCAAGGTTGAAGACCCAAATGGgttacgtgatgacatcacttccaggaagtgatgttattgcacaggCCACGTGATGCCCTggggagcgctcctgcacaccacagcgggccaaaacaggcccaatttgggcccatttcagactgaatcgggctgctgcagagcctgGGAGCACTGCTAGGGCAGCGCGACAGGCcacagagtgctcctgtgctctgcagcaggccgaattgggcctgtttcaggctgaaacTGGCCTACTGCTGCGTGCAGGAGTGTGCCACACCACCAGGGAGCACACCCCGGGAGGCGGGTTCCCCcgccttcccccccaccagccaggtaagtgggggcggggtgtggaggACGGAATcgagggatctcctgcccccagcgggggactggcaaccctattcactgATCATATTGAACCCAATCTTTAAATGCTGTGttgctgtctcccccacccccctccatttAGAAGACTGGTGCTCAAGGACCTCCATCCAAGCAAGTGACTTACACTGTCTCCCGGAATAAGATCACTGACCTGAGCTCATATGGGAAGAATATTGAGAACCTGTGCAGAGGGCTTCCAACCTACCTTGCTCACGAAGTAAAAGGTCAGCACTTACCTGCATTTTTTTGCAGAATGcaaagtttttctttttcagcaATATGTAATGGTTTTGCCCTACTACCTGCCTTATGCTTGCAACAGTGGAATGGGTCCTGcaaaaaaagggtgtgtgtgagagagaattaaAACCTGTTTCATGTGTTAAGATTCTAGCCTGCTCCAAAGTTTGTAACTTGACAAGACCGAAACACTTGCAATCCGATCAGCAAAATACCTGTGGATGGATTAATTAGAACAATCTCCCACTCTATCCCATGAACTTGTAATACTTTCCAAATGCTTTTCTCTTTCCAAAGAGATGACCATCTAAACAGTTTGTAGACTAGGCTTGGAGTGGAGCAGGACTTAGTCCTTGGAGTGGTAGAGTAGGTTCCCAGTAGATAAATGGCTCTTCACTTCTAGGTCCTGGAGATAAGAAATTAAAACATtaagttggatccagactaaactggcagtTTCCACTGATTCCCTCTTCTCATTACTGATCTCCCTTAAGTAAGTCCTTTGGGTCCCTTTTCTTCCccgagcagcattttgtggagatcagtgggctgcattAGGaggggtgaggcaggaaggtcCATCCTGCTGTTGGAACATTTAGTCTGGAGAATCAATTAAAAATAGGGGTTCAGTAAATATTCCTGATTATTTATTGCATGCCATCCtgcacttcctccaaggagctcaggggcagCACACATGGTTGTCCCCTCTTCCATTCTATCCTTAGAACAACCTTGAGAGGTTGAGAGAGAATGACGGATCCTGGATCATCCCATGATTTCATCCTAAGTAGGGATTTGGACTTAAGCCTCACCaggccagcactctaaccatgacATCACACTTTGCAGTTGTCAGGAGCAAAGATAATGTATTCATAGGGTCCCAAATATAATGACAGGTTTCTAAATAGTCACCTTAGTTCTGCAAAGCAAGATAGATGATGGCACCACATAAGACATCAGGCAATTGAGCCAATTAAGTAGTCTGGGGAAAGGATGGACAACTTCCCGCATTTAGTATAAGAAGCCAGTCACACATTAGAGCACTGATGAACAAGTGATGAAATGAGCATGAGACACAATTGCAAGGAAGATGGAAGGAAGACTGAGCAAGCCTGTGAGCTGCTCGTATGTTAGCTAGGATCTAGTCtaaaaaatgaaattttaaaaaatgaaagatgaaATAAAAAATTGAAAGAGCTCACCCTCATAACAATGAGAGACGTGTATCCCAAACACCTGATGCCTTCTTTCAATAAGATTAAAATATTTGTAGAAATAATTTGGGGGAGGTATATCAGAAATATACCCCATATTGGCTTTTGTCAATTACATGCCAGTCCAAACAAAAAGGCTTTATGGTGCTTCCAAAAAAATGCCAAAATCTAGACCTAGGCATTTTCTGGAAGCATCATAAAGCATCTCCACAATGCTGAGGCAACCAATAAGAACCCTTCTCTAGGTTCCCTTGGCATTCACAGTTGGTTCACATTAGATAGAATTAGGGGATCTTCTTGGCCACTTTTAAAGACTGTGATAAAGGAGAAGGCTGGCTTCAAAGTACGTGGGGCCCATGATGTGAATGTGCCAGGGAGACCGGTTGTCAGATTTTGTACAAGCTAAGTTTTTGGAACAAACATCAAAATGACACAATCATACCCACATCCTCAGGAATGCATTGAACTGacacccaagctacaagtgacgcatgacacaggttggacacttgtcagcttccctcaagttttgatgggaaatgtaggcatcctggtcctgcagcttggctctgcatttctttgaagtttacagagcggcagtctctGTAAACCATGATGTGAATGTGCCAGGGAGACCGGTTGTCAGATTTTGTACAAGCTAAGTTTTTGGAACAAACATCAAAATGACACAATCATACCCACATCCTCAGGAATGCATTGAACTGacacccaagctacaagtgacgcatgacacaggttggacacttgtcagcttccctcaagttttgatgggaaatgtaggcatcctggtcctgcagcttggctctgcatttctttgaagtttacagagcggcagtctatgggagggagaccATGTGGTCGGGAgtggagtgcaggcgtcgggctgtCACCAGgtgccccctttccccttcactgtgtgtgtgtgtgtgggggggttctataaacttcaattaaatggagagccaagctgtaagaccaagacgcctacatttcccatcaaaacttgagggaagttgacaagtgtccaacctgtgtcaggtgtcacttgtagcttggctctgaatttcTCAGGACCCCATTGAGATAATCCCAGCGAGGCAGTTATCAGTCATTCACCACAACCTGAAGGAATATCTCCCCCCTCCTCAGGACAACCAAAACCACTCAAGACAGAACAGCCCCACCAAAGCCAATGAGGAAGCCATGGTAGTTAAACTGGTATAAAATCAACTTACATTGTTAGTATGGATATACTCATAAGTTACAGAACAATAAAAAGGTATTGTCCTGTTTCTCTCGAAATGTCTTTCTGACAATGCCACTTCTTCCTTTTCAGCACCAAGCTTTCTCTACTACTCTGGATCCTGTTTCAATGCTAATATCCTTTGCCTTCTGGGAATCAGCTATTGTGGAGAGACCTTCGAAGCCTGATGATTCTCTAACTGCTGTTGTGTGAAAACATGATCAAAGTCCAATTGCTTAGATAAAAATCTCTTCAGACCCTgtattttattcctttttttgtTATTCCTTTTATGCTGGCAACATAGAAAAATGACAAGTGTGGGTACGCTGCTTGCCTAGTAAATGTGCCTAGAATGATCAAGTCTGAGATAATGACTGATTCTTCACTTTtgaatcctgcccttcctcccaccAAAGTACAAAAGAACAACCTTCTCAACAACCTAGTGAGACAGCTTTGGCTGAGAGATGCTGACCACAGCTTAGGCTAGAAACATCTCATTTCAACCCTGTTCTCCTCAGTCCAAGGCCATTTCTGCATGGGTTGAGTTCAGTTTCATCCCTCATTATTATTGCTTTATCCTTTTTCTCCTTGCATACCATAGCACTTTTTATAATTGCCTCTGGTCTCTTTTCAGTTGCCACTGTCTCTGTGCCCTCTTTATCTCTGTCATCATTTATCTCCTGCTCTCCTATCTCTCAGTTTCTCTCCCcctcagtctttttttttttgctcggTTTCTTTTCCCTCTCCTTTATTGCTCCTAACTTTTGGTAGCCACAGCACACAAGGCTTTCACTCTTCCAGTAGTTCACACAGTCAGAAAGTCATAAGCATAGGTGTGCCTTGCATGTTGACTTCCTCCTGCATGCAGTAGCTGGAAAACAGAGTGCCATTAGAGTGTCAAGAGAAAAGAGAAGCAAGCTTCTCCCATCCCCTCCTACACTCAGGGCTAGTGTCAGACTTGCTGGGCAGTGATCAAGGCCTAAAGTGTGAGGAGGGGGCCATTGTGTACCCTGTAACAGCAGGTATTGAAGCTTGACCTTTCTCTGTGTGGTAGCAGCTGTCACTGGACCGTCGTGGAAGGAATGCCCCAACAGAACAATTTAGTCTTTCCGTCCTCCTCTCTTTTTTGGCATGCAAGCAGGCAGCGATTCCTTCTTATCCCACCCCTCATCCTTTGCTAGATATTCAGTGGCTTTGACTACAGCATTTCTTTGGCCCTTTTCAGTCACCTGTGGTGGCCATTAGGACTActgttagcagcagcagcagccacctggatgaAAAAGGCAGGAGCGCAAAAGCAGTAGCTGTTTCtagcagtggtggcagtggtggcagttaGCAGACAAGCAAGAAGCAGCAGTCATGAGGACTGAAGATGTTCTAGGAGCATAGAATATTGAGAGCCATTGAATGTCAgttaaaaggggagggagggagtgaagCCATAAGAGTTTACCAACTTGGGGAAGAGGGAATGAGGTCAAATCCAAACTGTGCCCTTCTCCCCCATGATTCCTTGTGGGCCCTCCGCTTATCCTGTTATTACATTGcattctgaaaatgtgcctctgTTCCAGAACCCCGTTTAATCATGATCAGTTAGTATTGGCTGTTGAATTTCTATTAAATAtttgtttcatttgtaaaataatCTGAAGTGGAGTTATACACCCTAGAGGATAAACAAATCTGGACTTCTCTTTCTTATATGGGTAAATACGGTTTAGTGGGCAATAGGCATTTCTTAAGTTGAAGTTCAAAATTAGATCTAACTGGTTCCAAGTAAATATTGAATATGCTTGTTTTTGTGGCAGCAGACAATGGAAGAGGGACACAGGACATGCTAACATTACATGCTGGCTAACCCTGGTTAAGGCATGGCTTGTGCTGAGTTCATGAGGCACTGCAGCCTGATAAGTTCCAATGACCCCTGTCTATTTGTTTACTCCATTTAgatcccatctttcttcccagaggagacacaaaatggcttacattgttctctcctcctccattttattcccacaataaACCTGAGAGTAGGTTAagttgagaatgtgtaactggtccaatcaagcttccatggcagagcaaggattctgtcctgggtatcccagatccttgtctgacactctaaccactataccacaccggCTCTC
Above is a genomic segment from Eublepharis macularius isolate TG4126 chromosome 14, MPM_Emac_v1.0, whole genome shotgun sequence containing:
- the GKN1 gene encoding gastrokine-1; the encoded protein is MKLLILSVALLGVFLSPVLTTDNVNVNNQGNRGGNSHQSVSIDNQKQVVNVDNNNGWHSWNTVWDYRSGYIATRIFAKKSCIIAPLNKHIMPDVTVLPQAIKEKQKTGAQGPPSKQVTYTVSRNKITDLSSYGKNIENLCRGLPTYLAHEVKAPSFLYYSGSCFNANILCLLGISYCGETFEA